In Hevea brasiliensis isolate MT/VB/25A 57/8 chromosome 13, ASM3005281v1, whole genome shotgun sequence, a single genomic region encodes these proteins:
- the LOC110637756 gene encoding uncharacterized protein LOC110637756 isoform X1, whose product MAYASSSTWKIPATTAKRVSDSTISGYFLFFSTIHSPQQYKRSRLTTFSADPSSSSSSSSSSSSSCSTSIKKLPNSKKPLKFAETSDGSLSMLYSDESTAALDEEEEIVSENVKKKKQPFLREILFASDKIRSILLLNFITIVYASNIPVVKAVEAMMDPAAFSAMRFVMSAIPLLPFVFQARDDVKIRNAGMELGLWVSLGYLIEALGLLTSDAGRASFISMFTVVVVPLLDGMLGAIIPARTWFGVLMSAIGVAMLECSGSPPNVGDLLNFLSAIFFGIHMLRTEHFSRITKKENFLPLLGYEVCVVALLSTIWVIVGGWFQEQDLSPWTWAVMWNWIVAFPWIPALYTGAFSTGLCLWVEIAAMRDVSATETAIIYGLEPLWGAGFAWFLLGERWGTAGWFGAALVLGGSLIVQIFGTLTPNYESIKVGKDKEKDDLLLVPDKQKLQNSLSASPVVVRSRKDIIDMLK is encoded by the exons ATGGCATACGCTTCTTCATCAACATGGAAAATTCCTGCTACAACAGCTAAAAGGGTCTCTGATTCTACCATTTCAGGctattttctcttcttctccaccATTCATAGCCCTCAACAATATAAAAGATCTCGTTTAACTACTTTCTCAGCTGacccctcttcttcttcttcttcttcttcttcttcaagctcCTCTTGTTCTACTTCTATCAAAAAGTTGCCTAACAGCAAGAAACCATTAAAATTTGCAGAAACCTCTGATGGGTCTTTGTCAATGTTGTATTCTGATGAGTCCACCGCTGCACTTGATGAGGAGGAGGAAATCGTTTCGGAGAATGTTAAGAAGAAGAAGCAGCCTTTCTTGAGGGAGATTTTGTTTGCCTCTGACAAGATCAGGAGTATTCTCTTGCTTAATTTCATCACCATTGTCTATG CAAGTAACATTCCAGTAGTGAAAGCTGTTGAAGCTATGATGGATCCTGCAGCCTTCTCAGCTATGCGGTTTGTGATGTCTGCAATCCCACTTTTACCATTTGTGTTTCAAGCAAGAGATGATGTTAAGATCCGCAATGCAGGGATGGAGTTGGGATTATGGGTCAGTTTAGGGTACCTTATTGAGGCACTTGGACTACTTACATCTGATGCTGGCCGTGCATCATTCATTTCTATGTTTACG GTTGTTGTAGTACCACTGCTTGATGGAATGTTAGGAGCAATAATACCTGCTCGTACTTGGTTTGGAGTTCTCATGTCTGCCATTGGAGTTGCTATGCTGGAATGCAGTGGATCTCCTCCAAAT GTTGGTGACCTTTTGAACTTTTTGAGTGCAATTTTTTTTGGAATTCATATGCTTAGAACTGAACATTTTTCAAGAATTACCAAGAAAGAGAACTTCTTGCCTCTTCTTGGATATGAG GTATGTGTTGTCGCTCTGTTATCCACAATTTGGGTTATAGTTGGGGGATGGTTCCAAGAGCAGGACCTATCACCATGGACATGGGCAGTGATGTGGAACTGGATTGTTGCATTTCCATGGATCCCTGCTCTTTATACTGGAGCATTCTCAACTGGATTATGCTTATGGGTAGAG ATTGCTGCAATGCGTGATGTTTCAGCAACAGAAACAGCGATAATTTATGGGTTAGAGCCATTGTGGGGTGCTGGTTTCGCTTGGTTTCTTCTTGGTGAAAGGTGGGGAACGGCTGGATGGTTTGGGGCAGCTCTCGTCCTTG GTGGAAGCTTGATAGTGCAGATATTTGGAACCTTAACGCCCAATTACGAATCAATAAAGGTTGGAAAGGATAAAGAGAAAGATGATCTCCTCCTGGTTCCAGATAAGCAAAAACTGCAAAATAGCCTCTCAGCTTCACCAGTGGTTGTCAGGTCAAGGAAGGATATAATTGATATGTTGAAATGA
- the LOC110637756 gene encoding uncharacterized protein LOC110637756 isoform X2, producing MLYSDESTAALDEEEEIVSENVKKKKQPFLREILFASDKIRSILLLNFITIVYASNIPVVKAVEAMMDPAAFSAMRFVMSAIPLLPFVFQARDDVKIRNAGMELGLWVSLGYLIEALGLLTSDAGRASFISMFTVVVVPLLDGMLGAIIPARTWFGVLMSAIGVAMLECSGSPPNVGDLLNFLSAIFFGIHMLRTEHFSRITKKENFLPLLGYEVCVVALLSTIWVIVGGWFQEQDLSPWTWAVMWNWIVAFPWIPALYTGAFSTGLCLWVEIAAMRDVSATETAIIYGLEPLWGAGFAWFLLGERWGTAGWFGAALVLGGSLIVQIFGTLTPNYESIKVGKDKEKDDLLLVPDKQKLQNSLSASPVVVRSRKDIIDMLK from the exons ATGTTGTATTCTGATGAGTCCACCGCTGCACTTGATGAGGAGGAGGAAATCGTTTCGGAGAATGTTAAGAAGAAGAAGCAGCCTTTCTTGAGGGAGATTTTGTTTGCCTCTGACAAGATCAGGAGTATTCTCTTGCTTAATTTCATCACCATTGTCTATG CAAGTAACATTCCAGTAGTGAAAGCTGTTGAAGCTATGATGGATCCTGCAGCCTTCTCAGCTATGCGGTTTGTGATGTCTGCAATCCCACTTTTACCATTTGTGTTTCAAGCAAGAGATGATGTTAAGATCCGCAATGCAGGGATGGAGTTGGGATTATGGGTCAGTTTAGGGTACCTTATTGAGGCACTTGGACTACTTACATCTGATGCTGGCCGTGCATCATTCATTTCTATGTTTACG GTTGTTGTAGTACCACTGCTTGATGGAATGTTAGGAGCAATAATACCTGCTCGTACTTGGTTTGGAGTTCTCATGTCTGCCATTGGAGTTGCTATGCTGGAATGCAGTGGATCTCCTCCAAAT GTTGGTGACCTTTTGAACTTTTTGAGTGCAATTTTTTTTGGAATTCATATGCTTAGAACTGAACATTTTTCAAGAATTACCAAGAAAGAGAACTTCTTGCCTCTTCTTGGATATGAG GTATGTGTTGTCGCTCTGTTATCCACAATTTGGGTTATAGTTGGGGGATGGTTCCAAGAGCAGGACCTATCACCATGGACATGGGCAGTGATGTGGAACTGGATTGTTGCATTTCCATGGATCCCTGCTCTTTATACTGGAGCATTCTCAACTGGATTATGCTTATGGGTAGAG ATTGCTGCAATGCGTGATGTTTCAGCAACAGAAACAGCGATAATTTATGGGTTAGAGCCATTGTGGGGTGCTGGTTTCGCTTGGTTTCTTCTTGGTGAAAGGTGGGGAACGGCTGGATGGTTTGGGGCAGCTCTCGTCCTTG GTGGAAGCTTGATAGTGCAGATATTTGGAACCTTAACGCCCAATTACGAATCAATAAAGGTTGGAAAGGATAAAGAGAAAGATGATCTCCTCCTGGTTCCAGATAAGCAAAAACTGCAAAATAGCCTCTCAGCTTCACCAGTGGTTGTCAGGTCAAGGAAGGATATAATTGATATGTTGAAATGA
- the LOC110637757 gene encoding tubulin beta chain produces MREILHIQGGQCGNQIGSKFWEVVCDEHGIDPTGRYTGDSDLQLERVNVYYNEANNGRYVPRAVLMDLEPGTMDSVRTGPYGQIFRPDNFVFGQTGAGNNWAKGHYTEGAELIDSVLDVVRKEVENCDCLQGFQVCHSLGGGTGSGMGTLLISKIREEYPDRMMLTFSVFPSPKVSDTVVEPYNATLSVHQLVENADECMVLDNEALYDICFRTLKLSTPSFGDLNHLISATMSGVTCCLRFPGQLNSDLRKLAVNLIPFPRLHFFMVGFAPLTSRGSQQYRALTVPELTQQMWDAKNMMCAADPRHGRYLTASAMFRGKMSTKEVDEQMINVQNKNSSYFVEWIPNNVKSSVCDIPPKGLTMASTFVGNSTSIQEMFRRVSEQFTAMFRRKAFLHWYTGEGMDEMEFTEAESNVNDLVAEYQQYQDATADEDVEYEEDDDHEGAEN; encoded by the exons ATGCGCGAAATTCTTCACATTCAAGGAGGGCAATGTGGGAACCAAATTGGATCAAAATTCTGGGAGGTTGTCTGTGATGAACATGGGATTGATCCGACTGGCCGGTACACCGGAGATTCAGATTTACAGCTAGAGAGAGTGAATGTATATTACAATGAGGCTAACAATGGCAGGTATGTGCCCCGGGCTGTGCTTATGGACCTTGAGCCTGGTACTATGGACAGTGTAAGGACTGGCCCTTATGGGCAAATTTTTCGGCCTGATAACTTTGTATTTGGGCAGACTGGGGCTGGAAATAATTGGGCTAAGGGCCATTATACTGAAGGTGCTGAGCTGATTGACTCGGTCCTTGATGTTGTGAGGAAGGAGGTAGAGAACTGTGATTGCCTGCAAG GATTTCAAGTATGTCATTCGTTGGGAGGGGGAACTGGGTCTGGTATGGGAACTCTACTAATTTCAAAAATTAGAGAAGAGTACCCAGATAGAATGATGCTTACATTCTCAGTGTTTCCATCTCCAAAGGTCTCAGACACTGTTGTCGAGCCTTACAATGCTACACTTTCTGTTCATCAGCTGGTAGAAAATGCTGATGAGTGTATGGTACTTGATAATGAAGCACTCTATGATATTTGCTTCAGGACTCTCAAGCTCTCTACCCCAAGCT TTGGAGACTTGAATCATTTGATATCAGCAACAATGAGTGGAGTAACTTGCTGCTTGCGCTTTCCGGGCCAGCTAAATTCAGACCTGAGGAAGCTAGCAGTGAACTTAATCCCATTCCCAAGACTTCATTTCTTCATGGTAGGATTTGCACCCCTGACCTCTCGAGGATCACAGCAGTACCGAGCACTAACAGTCCCAGAGCTAACACAACAAATGTGGGATGCCAAGAACATGATGTGTGCAGCTGATCCTCGCCATGGGCGTTACCTTACAGCATCAGCAATGTTTAGAGGCAAAATGAGCACTAAAGAAGTCGACGAGCAGATGATAAATGTGCAGAACAAAAATTCTTCCTACTTCGTAGAATGGATACCCAACAATGTAAAGTCAAGCGTCTGTGATATCCCACCAAAAGGGCTTACCATGGCTTCAACATTTGTGGGGAATTCAACTTCTATACAGGAAATGTTTAGAAGAGTGAGTGAGCAGTTTACTGCTATGTTTAGGAGGAAAGCATTCTTGCATTGGTATACAGGAGAAGGAATGGATGAAATGGAGTTCACAGAAGCTGAAAGCAATGTGAATGATCTTGTTGCTGAATATCAGCAGTATCAGGATGCCACTGCTGATGAAGATGTTGAGTATGAGGAGGATGATGATCACGAGGGTGCGGAGAATTGA